Part of the Lebetimonas natsushimae genome is shown below.
AGAATAATGTATTCAGGAATTACTGTTATTAAAAGAAACGGCAGAAGAGAATTACTTGATATTTCTAAAATTAGAAAATATACTATGGCTGCATGCCAAGGCCTTGAAGGCGTTGATTATAGCGAACTTGAGCTTGATGCGAAACTTCAATTTAGAGACGGAATTACAACTGAGGAGATACAACAAACTCTTATAAAAACCGCAGTTGATAAAATAGATATAGACAGGCCTAATTGGAACTACGTAGCGGCAAGATTGTTTCTATATGACTTATATCATAAAGTTACAGGGTTTACTGGATATAATCATTTAAGGGAATATTTTGAAAAAGGTGAAGAAGCCGGAAGAATACTTCCCGGACTCAAGGAAAAATATGATTTGGATGAGTTAAATGACTATCTTAAACCCGAGAGGGATCTGCAGTTTACATATCTTGGAATAAAAACACTTTATGACAGATATATTATTAAAGACAGGGACAATAATCCAATAGAGCTTCCTCAGCAGCTTTTTATGGGTGTTGCTATGTTTTTAGCTCAAAATGAAACAAATCCTGAGAGTATTCCTCAAGAAGATAGGGATAAAATAGACTTAAACGACCCTAAATCAATAAGAGGATATTGGGCTAAAAAGTTTTATGATGTAATTTCAAAATTTGAGGTAATGGTTGCTACCCCAACTCTTTCTAATGCAAGAACTACAAGGCATCAGCTAAGCTCTTGTTATGTTGGAAGTATGAATGATAATATCGAGGGAATTTTTGATGATTTTAAAGAAATGGCACTTCTGAGTAAATATGGTGGAGGAATTGGCTGGGATGTAAGTAAAATTAGAGCCCTTGGAAGTTTTATAGACAATCACAAAAATGCAGCCGGAGGTGTAATTCCTTGGCTTAAAATTACAAATGATATTGCAATTGCAGTGGACCAGCTTGGGACCAGAAAAGGAGCGATTGCCGTATATCTTGAACCCTGGCATATGGATATAATGGACTTTTTGGATTTAAAGAAAAATTCAGGGGAAGAAAGACGCAGGGCTCACGATTTATTCCCGGCTTTATGGATTCCCGATTTGTTTATGAAAAGAGTTTTAAATGATGAACTCTGGACTCTTTTTGATCCGTATGAGACAAAAGATTTAACGGATTTATACGGGGAAGAGTTTGAAAAAAAATATATCGAATATGAAAACGACCCAAACATTACAAAAGAAAAAATAAAAGCAAAAGAACTTTGGAAAAAAATACTTCTTGAATATTATGAAACAGGAAATCCTTTTCTTTGCTTTAAAGACAATGCAAACAGACGCAATCAAAATTCTCATACGGGAATTATAAGAAGTAGTAATCTTTGTACTGAAATTTTCCAAAATACCGAGCCAAACCATTATAAAGTAAAAGTTACATTTGAAGATGACAGTTTTATATTTTTTGAAGAAGAGGAAGAAGTAAAAGTTGAAAGCGGGGGAGTAGAAGTAATTAAAAAAGCTAAAAAAATAACATCTCTTGATTCAATAGACGGTAAAAGGGTTTATATTGTAGAAAAAGTGGCAGTTGGCGGGAAAACAGCTGTTTGTAACCTTGCAAGTGTTAATTTAAGTAAAGTAAACACTCCGGAAAAAATAGCTGAAGTTATCCCTATTGCCATTAGAATGCTTGATAATGTAATTGATTTAAATTATTATCCTGTCAGAAAAACAAAAGATACAAACCTTAAAAACAGAGCAATAGGGCTTGGGGCTATGGGTGAAGCCCAAATGCTGGCGGAAAAACAGATTTTCTGGGGAAGCGACAAGCATTTAAAACTTATAGATGAAATATTTGAAGGAATAAGCTATCATGCAATTAATGCAAGCTGTGACTTGGCAAGGGAAAAAGGAACTTATCCTGAGTTTGAGGGCAGCAGATGGTCAAAAGGAATACTTCCAATTGATACGGCTAATGAAGAAGCAAAGAGACTGGTTGAGAGAGATTTGTTCTCAGCTATGCAGTATGATTGGGAAGGACTAAGGGAAAAAGTAAAAAAAGGAATTAGAAACGGATATTTAATGGCAATTGCACCGACAAGTTCAATTTCTATTCTTACAGGTACCACTCAGACAATAGAGCCGGTTTATAAAAGAAAATGGTATGAGGAAAATCTAAGCGGGCTTATTCCTGTGGTTGTACCTAATTTAAGTGCCGATACATATATGTTTTATACACCGGCTTATGAGCTTGACCAAAGAGTTTTGGTAAAAGCCGCAGCAATCAGACAAAAATGGATAGACCAGGGTCAAAGTCTGAATATTTTCATTACAACAGATAAAGCAAGCGGAAAATATCTGCATGAAATATATACTCTTGGATGGAAACTTGGAATTAAAAGTTTTTATTATTTAAGAAGCCAGTCTCCTGAAATCAAAGAAGATGTAATGGATAGAAGTATTGAATGTTTTGGATGCCAGTAATAATTAAAAATTGAAAATGGATAATGAAAAATGAAAAACAAAAAAATTATTTTTTATCTTGGTAAAATATATTTAAAAATATTAGGATTTTTTATTTTTGAAATAAAAGACCTTGAAATAAGGAGAAAAAAATGAAAATAAAAAAACTTTACAATTACAACTGTCCGTTGCACAGAGGGTCAACTACTTCTATAATCAACGGCTGTACCGAAGGTATGATTAACCTTAATAAACTATCTTATCCTTGGGCATATAATTTGTGGGAAATGATGCTTGCCAATACATGGTTTCCAAGGGAAGTTGATTTGACCGAAGATGCAAGACAATACAGAAATTTATTACCCGCTGAAAAGAGAATGTATGATAAAGCTTTAGCACAGCTTATTTTTATGGATTCGATTCAGACAAACAATACACCAGATCACGTAAATCCATGGATTACAGCTCCGGAAGTTAATATGTGTATTGTTCGTCAAGCTTTTGAAGAAGCTCTTCATTCTCAAAGTTATGCGGTAATGGTTGACAGTATTTCGCTTAATACTGATGAAATTTATGAAATGTGGAGAACGGACGAGAATTTGAGAAAGAAAAATGAATTTATAGGTGATGTTTATGAAAATTGGGGTAAAAAAGCGCTCGAAGGGGATGATGAGGCTAAAGTTTATATGATAGTAGCAAATCAGTGTTTAGAAGGAATTTATTTTTATAACGGATTTGCCGCTTTTTATGTATTGGCAAGAGCCGGAAAAATGATTGGTTCAGCTCAGATGATTAGATTTATTCAAAGGGATGAGGTAACACATACCACTCTTTTTGCAAATATTTTTAAAGAAATAAAAAAAGAATTTCCAGAACTTTTTACCCCTGAGGTTATAAGAAATATTAAAGATATGCTTTTTGCCGCTTATGAACTTGAGAGAGATTGGGGATGGTATATTACACAAGATCAAATTCTTGGAATGAGCAGGGAACTTATTGACAGATTTACAAAATATCTGGCAAATAAAAGAGCAAACGCTATGGGTGTTGAACTGTTATTTCCAGAAATCGGACTTAAAAATCCAATTACTTGGTTTGACAGTTTTAGCAGTTTTAATGAGCAAAAAACAAACTTTTTTGAAGGAAATGTTGTAAATTATTCTAAAGGAAGCTTGAGTTTTGATGATTTTTAGACAAAAAGAAGTTGAAATTAAAGCTCCTAAAAGGGGCTTTTTTATTGTGACTGATAAAATAGTCAGTGCAATTGAATTTGGCGATATTAAAATTGGAATGATGAATATTTTTTTAAAACACACTTCGGCATCTCTTACAATTAATGAGAATGTTTCCCCTGATGTGAGAGTGGATATGGAGGAAATTTCAGACTCTTTGGTTCCGGACGGATATGATTACAATCATTCTTTAGAAGGTCCTGATGATATGCCTGCGCATTTCAAAAGTTCAATGTTTGGAGTGAGTTTAAACATTCCTATTACAAATGGAAGATTAAATCTTGGTACATGGCAGGGGATTTATTTAAACGAACACAGAAATCATCCAGGTTTACGAAAAATAGTGATTACAGTGTGGGGAGTTTAAAAACAGATTATTCTGTAAAATATGGTTAAACTTTCTTTTTTATTTTCTTTGGGTGAAGGCAGGGAATTTAGAGTTTTAAATAAAGGTCTTGGTTTTATAATATTTTGATTGATTGAAATGTTTGTGGTAAAGCATTTTAAATTCAATTTTTTTGAAATATTTTTGGCATCATTTATTGCAAAAGAATATGCTTTGGCTTTTAAATTGTTTATTAATTTAATTTTTTCTTTTTTGTCTAAATCTAAATAAATGGATGATAATGTTTTTTCTCCTGTCAAATTTGTAAAAATATTTGAAAAATTTTTAATTTTATCGGTTTTAAATTGACAGTTTAAATCCATATTGGCTATATATCCGATAAATTGTTTTTTATTTTTGTTATAAATATATTCCGGAAAAATTGTATAATCAATTTTTTGACAAAGATTTGCTTTTTTGATGTTAAAATTTATTTTTTGAATTAATTTTTCTAAATTACTATTTTTAATTTTTATGTTTAGTTTTGTTTTGTAAATATTTGGGGTGTATTTTATTTCAAATGTTTTTTGATTGGTTATTTCATAGGAAAATAAAAAATTTAATACAAATATCAAATAAAATATTTTTTTCATAACCTGCCTTTAAGATATAATACTATTTATATTATATATCAAAAAGGATATAAATGCAAATTATAAATTTTAATGAAATAGAAAGTACTCAAAGATATAAATTGATGTCTGGTAATATTGTTCCTCGTCCCGTTGCCTGGATAGTTACTGAAAATAACAGATTTATAAATTTAGCTCCTTTTAGTTATTTTACCGGGATATCAAGCGTGCCTCCACTTTTGATGGTAAGTATAGGCAGGAATAAAAAGGGTCTTAACGAACCCAAAGATACTTTTAAAAACATCAAAGAAACCAAAAAAGCGACTGTCTGTTTAGTGCCTGTTGAACTTGCTGAAAAAATGGACAGAACCGGTGAAGTTTTACCTTATGGTGAAAGTGAAGCTGAGAGATTTGAAATTGAACTTGAGAGGATTGATGAAAATTTTCCTCCAATAGTTAAAGGATGCAAAAGGGCTTTTTTAACTACTTTATACGGAACTTTTGAAAAAGATGAAATGGCTACAATCCCGTTTTTTTTGAAAATTGAAAAAATGTATATTGGAGGTGATTTTGAACCTGTTGCACGGGTCGGCAAAGGGTATGCAAGGCTTTGTGAAATGGAGAATGAAAAATGGAAAATGTAAAATTTAGAACGCTTAAATTTGAAAATAGAAAAATAATTCCCTGTAAAATTGTATGTGTAGGCAGAAATTACGTAGCACATATTGAAGAGCTGAATAATGAATTACCGAGTGAACCGGTTTATTTTATAAAATCTAACAGTGCAATCGGGGATGAATTAAAAATTGTTGATTATTCTCCTACCCATTATGAGGGTGAAATTTGTTTTTTGATTGAAAATAAGCAAATTGTAGGGGTCGGATTTGGGTTTGATTTGACACTGAGGGAGATTCAAAGCAGATTAAAGCAAAAAGGGCTTCCCTGGGAGAGGGCAAAAGCGTTTAAAAATTCAGTAGTTTTCAGTGAATTTATATCAATTGATGATATAGATGATTTAGGTATTGAAGTATATAAAAACGGGGAGCTTGTTCAAAAAGGTGATGTTTCTTTGATGATTTATAAACCTGAATTTTTAGTTAAAGATATTGATAAAATTTTCGGGCTTGATGACGGGGATATTATAATGAGCGGAACTCCCAAAGGTGTTGGAGTTATAAACAAAGGCGATAAATTTATAGGCAAAATTTTAAAAAATAAAGAGGTTTTAATTGAAAAAGAATTTGTATGTAGTTGAAATATTCCGTTCAATTCAGGGCGAAGGCAAATATGCTGGAAGGATAAGTGTTTTTTTAAGACTTGGAGGATGTAATCTCAGGTGTCCCGGATTCGGTGAAAAAGGGTGTGACAGTTATTATGCAGTTGACAAAAAGTACAAGAATGAATGGGAAAAATTGAATATTGATGAAATTATAAAAAGAATTGAATCTTTAAAACAGAAAAACGAAGATTTGGTAATTACAGGTGGAGAGCCGACTCTTTATTACAGAGAAATTTATCCTTTAATTGAGAGTTATTCCGGGCAAATAACCATTGAAACAAATGCTACTATTGATATAAATTTTAAAAAATATCCAAAATATAAAGATGTAATATTTGCTATGAGTGTGAAACTCTCAAACAGTGGTGAAGAATATAAAAAAAGGGTTAAAAAAGAGGTTATTAAAAATATTGCAAAAAATGCAGAAAAAAGCTTTTTTAAATTTGTTATTAATAAAGAAAATTTAAATTTGCAATTAAAAGAGATTTTGGATATAACTACTGGAATTGATTTGGATATCTATTGTATGCCAATGGGTGAAAGTCCTGAAAAATTAGAGGAAAATGCAAAAAGTGTGTTTAATTTTTGTTTAGAAAACAGTTTTTGTTATTCTGATAGAATTCATATCAGGATTTTTGGAAAGAAAAAAGGGATTTAATGATAATAAGAAAACTTTTTAAGTTCGAAAACGCCCATATTGTAAGAAATTGTACGAGCAGGAGATGCAGCCGCTCAATTCACGGGCACAGTTATAAAATTGAAATATTGCTTGAATCAAATTTTTTGGATAACGGGCAGATGGTATATGATTTTGGACTTATGAAAACTACTATTAAAGAACTGATAGACAGTTTTGACCACGCCATTACTTTGTGGAGTGAGGATAATTCTGAATATTTGGAATTTGCAAAAAAATTCAGTGAAAGATGGGTGATGTTGCCGGTAAATCCAAGTGCAGAGCAATTTAGCAGGGTGTTTTTTTTAATGGTTGAGAGAGTTTTAAATTTAACTGTTTTTCAAAACAATGAAAAAAATATAAAAGTAAATTCTGTAATAGTCCATGAGACAGACACCGGATATGCTCAATGTTTTAGGGAAGATGCATATAATTTTGAGAATATGGGTAAAATTGAATTAAAAAATATAATTTTTAGCGAGCAAATCAAAAGAGAATGGAGTGATTATAATATGTGGGATAAAATATTAAATGGTGAAAGGTTTATAAATCCAAAATCTTTATAATAGAAACTAAAAAAATAAAAAGGAGAAAAAATGAAAGTAGCAGTGCCAGTGGAAGGCGAAAATTTAAAAATAGCACAAAGAACAGGCAGAGCGCCTTATTTTGCAATATTTGAGTATGACGGAAATGATTTTAAATTGCTTTCTTTAAATGAAAATACCCATGCAGGTGAACATGATCACGAAGAAGGACATCAGGAAGAACACAGTAAAAATGAGGTTGCCCATCATCATAAACATGTAAAGGCTTCAAAACTCGAAGGTTGTGATTATATAATTGTAAGAGGACTTGGACCTAATATGAAAGATGCGCTTGAAATGGAAGGTATAAAAATTATTAAAGTTAGAAAAGATGCAGGGGAAAATGCATTAGAAATTTTAGAAAATATAAAAGGGGAGTTAAAATGAGAGTGGTAATTCCTACAAATACGCCTGACGGACTTATGGCAAAAAGAGGAGCGCATTTTGGAAAAGCACCTTTTTATGTAATTGTTGATATTGAAAATGGTGAAATTAAAGATGTAAGTTTTACTGAAAATCCGGGACACAGCGGAGGGGCTTGTGGAAGTGCAGTAATGAATATTAAAAATTTAGGAGCTGATGCTTTAATTGTCTCAGGAATTGGACCAAATCCTCTTATGGGATTTAAACAAGAGGGGATTAAGGTATATTTTGATGATTCTGCTACTGTTGAAGAATCAGTTAAAAAATTAATTGATGGAAAACTGCAAGAACTTGATGTAAATCACGCGTGTTCACATCATAAATATTAATTTTTTCTTTTTTCCCTTGCAAATTGAAAATTTTTTGGTATAATTTTATTCCACAAATGGAGAGGTGGGTGAGTGGCTGAAACCGGCGCCCTGCTAAGGCGTTGTACCCGTTTAGGGTACCGCGGGTTCGAATCCCGCCCTCTCCGCCATTTAGTCAACAAAAAACTCTCTGACACTTTCTGTAGTCTTTTTTATATAAAGCTAATTTTTAAAATATTTAGTTGTTTCTCTTAATTATGTTTTCTGTTTATGTTATAATTTTTTGTGAGTCATATTATGTCAAAGGGTGTGGGGTGAATATATATCAAAAATTCTTCAAATATTATATTTTTTTTGTATTTATAGTAATTGTATTGTTGATTGGAAATTTTTATCTGTTTCATTTTAATTTATTAAATAATTTTTTAAACGAATATTCCAATAAACAAAAGTCTCAAATTGATTTTATTATAAAAAAGGAAAAACAGCATTTAAAAGAAATAGCATATGACTGGGCTAAATGGAACGATTCATACAATTTTGTAAAAACAAAAAATAAAAAATTTATATTTTCTAATTTTGGTGGGGGAAATACACTATTAAATCTCGGAATTCAAGGCATGGTGTTTTTGGATGACAATTGTAATTTGATTTACGGTAGATATTTAGAGAACAATAAAGAAAAAATTATAAAAAAACTCCCTCCTTTTGATTATGATAAAAACGGATTTCATATTTTTTTATTAAACAATAAAATTTATTTGGTATATGTTACCGATGTCACAACTACCAAAATGGATAAAAAATATGGAAAATTGGTTGTTTATAAAATTTTAAATAATAAACTTTTTGAACAAAGCGGATTAAAATTAATTAAGTTTATTCATAATAAAAAATATAAAAGCTATTATAAGATAAAAGGTGACAAGCTTATTCTTTATTATCCTTTAAAAAACATTACTTTGGTATTTGAGAAAGATATTAAGAGTAAATTGTTGTTTTTTGAAAAATATAATTTGATAATTTTAGTATATGATATTTTTATATTGATTTTATTGTTTTTATTGGGTGTATATTTTATTAGAAAACTTACTAAGGATATTGATTTTATTTTTGAAACTTTAACGGTTGGAGTAAAGAAAACAGAATATATAAAAAAATTAATTAATTATAACTATTATTTGAGTGAATTTGAAAAATTGGCACAGGTGTTTCAAATCATATATGAAAAATTATTCAATTATGAAAAAATTTATAATATTTTAGAAGAAGTCCCGTTTGCTGTAATGATTTATAAAGATAATATATTATATGCAAATAAATTTGTTTTCAAATGGTTAAATACAACACAAGATGAAATTAAGAAACTAAATCCATTGGATTTTTTGGATGAACCTTTAAAAGAAAAAGTTTTGGAAGTTAATAAAAAAAGAGAAAATGGCGAAAATATTATCTTAAAATATAAAACATTCATAAATTATCGTGATAAAGAAATTTATGTTTTTATCGTTTCATTTCCTGTGATTTATAATAATATTAAAGCCAATATGGTATTTATTATTGATTTAACCAAAGAATATGAAATAGAGGAATTATTGAAAAAAATATTGGATAATTCTCCTTTTGTCATATTTGAAATTAAGAATTGTAAAAATAAAATTGTAAATATTTCAAAAAATATTGAGAAATATATAGGGGTTAAAACCAATGAAATAAATGATGATTGGTGGGGAAAACATTTACATCCTAAAGATAAAGAAAAATTTTTAAAAGATCAGATATTATTAAAAGAAAAAGGAAAAGTAGAGCATATTTACAGACTTAGAAAAAAAGATAATTCATATATATGGGTTTGGGAACATGTTTTTTATCAAAAACAGAGGTGTGAAAATGTTTTCGGTTTTTGGATAAATTATACGAAAGAAGAAATTTTAAAAAGACTAAATATAACATTGGGAAATATAAATAAATTTTTAATATCAGTTAAAAGTGAAAAAGAAATAATTGAATATGTTTGTGAAGAATTAATTAAAAGTGAAGTATTTAAATTTGCATGGATAGGTAAAATAAAAGAAAATATGGTTATTCCGGTTAGGCATTTTGGTGAAGGGAAAGAATATTTAGATGATTTAATTATTAAAATCAATAATGGTGTTTTATCGAAAGGACCTACAGGCCAAGCATTGGATAACAATAATATTATCGGAATAAATCCCAATACTTTTACTAATGAAAAAATTATTCCATGGAGAGAAAATCAGTTAAAAAATGGATTTTATTCTTCCATTGCCATTAAATTGATTGATGATTTGACAATTAATTTATATTCGGAATATACTGATTTTTATACAAAAGAGGTGATAGATCTTATTTTATCCATCAGATCATCCGTTATTATGGCTTTTGAAAAAAACAACTATATAAAAACTTTGAAACATTTAACTTTTTTTGATGATATTACAGGTCTTGGAAATTTAAATAAATTTAAAAAAGATTTAAATGAATATAACAAACGGTTTATTTTATGTTTAATAAATATAAAAGATTTTACTTCAATAAATGCTAATTTTGGATTTGAATATGGGAATTTGGTATTAAAAAAAGTAGGTGAAAAATTAAAAAAACATATTAAAAAAGATGATGAAATTTATAGAATATACAATGACAGGTTTTTACTGTTTTTAAAAACAGATAAATGGAATTTAGAAGTAATAAAAAGTGTAACAGACAGAATTCATCATGTATTTTCAAATGAGGGGATATCGATTGATGATAACAGGATTTATTTAGAAATGAATGGAAGTATAATCAGTTCACAAGACATAGAAAAAGAAAAAGTTTTTGAAGGGCTTATATATGCGTATGTTTTTGCAAAAAATTCAGTTAATAAATTTGTAATATATGAACCTTGGATGCATAAAGAAGTAAAAGAAAGAATATATTTGAAAGAACTGTTATTTAAAGCTATAAGGGAAAAATTATTTGAAGTTTATTTTCAACCGATAGTTGATATCAACACTTATAAAGTTGTTCAGTTTGAAGCTCTTTTAAGATTAAAAGACAAGGACAGATTTATAAATATGGAAAAATTTATAAATATTGCCAATGAACTTCAGTTGGTACCTGAAATTACAAAAATAGTAGTTGAAAAAGTAATCGAATATATTAAAATTTTTAAAAATGTAAAAGAAAATATTGGAATTTCTATAAATATCTCAAAATTTGATATGAATAAAAATTTTTTAGAATTTTTTAAAAAAAGTATTCTTAATAACAAGTTAGAATTTAAACATTTTTCTATGGAGATTACTGAAAGGGAATCAGTTGAAGATACAGAATTAACTAAAAATTTTGTAAA
Proteins encoded:
- a CDS encoding EAL domain-containing protein; this encodes MNIYQKFFKYYIFFVFIVIVLLIGNFYLFHFNLLNNFLNEYSNKQKSQIDFIIKKEKQHLKEIAYDWAKWNDSYNFVKTKNKKFIFSNFGGGNTLLNLGIQGMVFLDDNCNLIYGRYLENNKEKIIKKLPPFDYDKNGFHIFLLNNKIYLVYVTDVTTTKMDKKYGKLVVYKILNNKLFEQSGLKLIKFIHNKKYKSYYKIKGDKLILYYPLKNITLVFEKDIKSKLLFFEKYNLIILVYDIFILILLFLLGVYFIRKLTKDIDFIFETLTVGVKKTEYIKKLINYNYYLSEFEKLAQVFQIIYEKLFNYEKIYNILEEVPFAVMIYKDNILYANKFVFKWLNTTQDEIKKLNPLDFLDEPLKEKVLEVNKKRENGENIILKYKTFINYRDKEIYVFIVSFPVIYNNIKANMVFIIDLTKEYEIEELLKKILDNSPFVIFEIKNCKNKIVNISKNIEKYIGVKTNEINDDWWGKHLHPKDKEKFLKDQILLKEKGKVEHIYRLRKKDNSYIWVWEHVFYQKQRCENVFGFWINYTKEEILKRLNITLGNINKFLISVKSEKEIIEYVCEELIKSEVFKFAWIGKIKENMVIPVRHFGEGKEYLDDLIIKINNGVLSKGPTGQALDNNNIIGINPNTFTNEKIIPWRENQLKNGFYSSIAIKLIDDLTINLYSEYTDFYTKEVIDLILSIRSSVIMAFEKNNYIKTLKHLTFFDDITGLGNLNKFKKDLNEYNKRFILCLINIKDFTSINANFGFEYGNLVLKKVGEKLKKHIKKDDEIYRIYNDRFLLFLKTDKWNLEVIKSVTDRIHHVFSNEGISIDDNRIYLEMNGSIISSQDIEKEKVFEGLIYAYVFAKNSVNKFVIYEPWMHKEVKERIYLKELLFKAIREKLFEVYFQPIVDINTYKVVQFEALLRLKDKDRFINMEKFINIANELQLVPEITKIVVEKVIEYIKIFKNVKENIGISINISKFDMNKNFLEFFKKSILNNKLEFKHFSMEITERESVEDTELTKNFVKELKEVGVKLEIDDFGIAYSNFKETVDIDFDILKIDKSFVDKIFKERIQIAVRSIIFLAKSFNAKTIAEGVETKEQLEKLKELGVDYIQGYYFAKPMPFSEAIEYLKTNA